In one window of Bradyrhizobium diazoefficiens DNA:
- a CDS encoding helix-turn-helix domain-containing protein, whose amino-acid sequence MRKPAVAKAARKVKAKAAEPAMDVAVGRRIRDLRRIRQFSLETVASRTDLSIGFLSQIERGLSSPSLRVLATLADVLGVGIAALFGASPSADGTSDQVVTRGPQRPELKLWRTGVSKQLLSPASADNKLNLFLVHLEPGGSTGDELYTHDGEEAGLVLEGEMMLTVDSETWSLRTGDSFRFASRRPHRFSNPAQDAKAVVLWVNCVTGTG is encoded by the coding sequence ATGCGCAAACCGGCCGTGGCAAAGGCGGCCAGGAAGGTGAAAGCCAAAGCGGCCGAGCCTGCGATGGACGTCGCAGTCGGCCGCCGCATCCGCGATCTCCGGCGTATCAGGCAATTCTCGCTCGAAACGGTCGCTTCGCGCACGGATCTGTCGATCGGCTTTCTCAGCCAGATCGAGCGCGGCCTGTCGTCACCGTCATTGCGCGTGCTGGCCACGCTTGCCGACGTGCTCGGCGTCGGCATCGCCGCATTGTTCGGCGCGAGCCCGAGCGCCGATGGCACATCCGATCAAGTCGTCACGCGCGGGCCCCAGCGACCCGAGCTGAAGCTCTGGCGCACCGGCGTCTCCAAGCAATTGCTCAGCCCTGCGAGTGCCGACAACAAGCTCAATCTGTTTCTGGTGCATCTGGAGCCCGGCGGCTCAACCGGCGACGAGCTCTACACCCATGACGGCGAGGAAGCCGGCCTCGTGCTCGAAGGCGAGATGATGTTGACGGTGGACAGCGAGACATGGTCGCTGAGGACCGGCGACAGCTTTCGGTTTGCGAGCCGAAGGCCACATCGGTTTTCGAATCCGGCGCAGGATGCAAAGGCCGTGGTGCTGTGGGTGAATTGTGTGACGGGGACGGGGTAG
- a CDS encoding amino acid ABC transporter permease, which produces MKGFWHDAAEFFPILMSGVVLTIVVTIGSLLLSTVLGLIWAMMRVSGITVLSMLSASLINVIRGIPIIVLLFYLYFVMPDLGVTLSALQAAILGLGIAYSAYQAENFRAGIEAIDKGQIEAAQSIGMGWWLTMRRVVLPQAVRIVLPPYGNVMIMMLKDSSQASTITVAELALQGKLIASSTFKNTNVFTMVALMYLTMSIPLILLVRHFEKRAGKK; this is translated from the coding sequence ATGAAAGGCTTCTGGCACGACGCCGCCGAGTTCTTCCCGATCCTGATGAGCGGCGTCGTGCTGACGATCGTCGTCACCATCGGATCGCTGCTGCTCTCGACGGTGCTCGGCCTGATCTGGGCGATGATGCGGGTCTCCGGCATCACGGTGCTGTCGATGCTCAGCGCCAGCCTGATCAACGTGATCCGCGGCATCCCGATCATCGTGCTGTTGTTCTACCTCTACTTCGTGATGCCCGATCTCGGCGTCACGCTATCGGCCTTGCAGGCCGCGATCCTCGGGCTCGGCATCGCCTACTCGGCCTATCAGGCAGAAAATTTCCGCGCCGGGATCGAGGCGATCGACAAGGGCCAGATCGAGGCGGCGCAATCGATCGGCATGGGCTGGTGGCTGACCATGCGCCGCGTGGTGCTGCCGCAGGCCGTCCGCATCGTGCTGCCGCCCTACGGCAACGTCATGATCATGATGTTGAAGGACTCCTCGCAAGCCTCGACCATCACGGTCGCGGAACTCGCGCTTCAGGGCAAGCTGATCGCGTCCTCGACGTTCAAGAACACCAATGTGTTCACGATGGTGGCGCTGATGTATCTCACCATGAGCATTCCGCTGATCCTGCTGGTCCGCCACTTCGAGAAGCGGGCCGGCAAGAAATGA
- a CDS encoding aspartate aminotransferase family protein has product MTLHQIPNTIKTDSFWMPFTANRQFKKAPRLFSSAEGMHYTTVDGRKVIDGSAGLWCVNAGHGRKQIAAAVERQLMTLDFAPSFQMGHPLAFDFAERLAEIAPKGLDRIFFTNSGSESVDTALKIALAYHRANGQASRTRLIGRERGYHGVGFGGTSVGGMVANRRAFATLLPGVDHIRHTHDLARNAFAKDQPEHGAELADDLERLVALHGAETIAAVIVEPVPGSTAVLPPPKGYLQRLREICDKHGILLIFDEVITGFGRLGTPFAADFFGVTPDMMTTAKGITNGTVPCGAVFAHRKVHDAMMVGPENMMELFHGYTYSAHPVACAAGIATLDIYKDEGLLTRGASIAEYWRDALHSLKGLPNVIDIRNCGLMGAVELSPREGAVGGRGYDVMVDCFNRGLYFRMSGDSFALSPPLIVEKSHIDDIVSILGDAIKRVA; this is encoded by the coding sequence GTGACCCTTCATCAGATTCCGAACACTATCAAGACCGACTCGTTCTGGATGCCGTTCACGGCCAATCGTCAGTTCAAGAAGGCGCCGCGCCTGTTCTCCTCGGCCGAGGGCATGCATTACACCACCGTCGACGGCCGCAAGGTGATCGACGGCTCGGCTGGCCTGTGGTGCGTCAACGCCGGCCACGGTCGCAAGCAGATCGCGGCCGCGGTCGAGCGGCAGCTGATGACGCTGGACTTCGCGCCGTCGTTCCAGATGGGCCATCCGCTCGCGTTCGACTTCGCCGAGCGCCTCGCCGAGATCGCGCCGAAGGGCCTTGATCGCATCTTCTTCACCAATTCCGGCTCTGAATCGGTCGATACCGCGCTGAAGATCGCGCTCGCCTATCACCGCGCCAATGGCCAGGCGAGCCGCACCCGCTTGATTGGCCGCGAACGCGGCTATCACGGCGTCGGCTTCGGCGGCACGTCGGTCGGCGGCATGGTCGCCAACCGCCGCGCCTTCGCGACCCTTCTGCCGGGCGTCGACCACATCCGCCATACCCATGATCTCGCGCGCAACGCCTTCGCCAAGGATCAGCCCGAGCATGGCGCGGAGCTCGCCGATGATCTCGAGCGCCTGGTGGCCCTGCACGGCGCCGAGACGATTGCGGCCGTCATCGTCGAGCCGGTGCCGGGCTCGACCGCAGTGCTGCCGCCGCCGAAGGGCTATCTGCAGCGCCTGCGCGAGATCTGCGACAAGCACGGCATCCTCCTGATTTTCGATGAGGTCATTACCGGCTTCGGTCGCCTCGGTACGCCATTCGCCGCCGATTTCTTCGGCGTCACGCCTGATATGATGACGACGGCCAAGGGCATCACCAACGGCACCGTTCCCTGCGGCGCGGTGTTCGCCCATCGCAAGGTGCACGACGCCATGATGGTCGGCCCGGAAAACATGATGGAGCTGTTCCACGGCTACACCTATTCGGCCCATCCGGTCGCCTGTGCGGCGGGCATCGCGACGCTCGACATCTACAAGGACGAAGGCCTGCTCACGCGCGGCGCCTCGATCGCGGAGTACTGGCGCGATGCGCTGCATTCGCTGAAGGGCCTGCCCAATGTCATCGATATCCGCAATTGCGGCCTGATGGGCGCGGTCGAGCTGTCGCCGCGCGAGGGCGCGGTCGGTGGGCGCGGCTACGACGTCATGGTGGACTGCTTCAATCGCGGGCTGTATTTCCGCATGAGCGGCGATAGCTTCGCGTTGTCGCCGCCTCTCATCGTCGAGAAGAGCCACATCGACGACATCGTGTCGATCCTCGGCGACGCCATCAAGCGGGTGGCCTGA
- a CDS encoding enoyl-CoA hydratase-related protein, with protein sequence MAGVKQARDGAVGILTLDEPASLNAMTPDLLGALASGVAEMTADEDVRALVLTGAGRGFCSGQNLKASGALGEDLAAGVMRFYWPAFKALRECRVPVVVAVNGVAAGGGFSLAMAGDMIVAARSANFIQVFSRIALVPDLGSTWLLPRLIGRQRALELMLLNEPLTAERAQEIGLVRQVVDDEQLMEAALTLARRLADGPTRALVATRALVEESEHTSYEAQFRREIELQATIRTSADAIEGRKAFVEKRKAKFTGR encoded by the coding sequence ATGGCAGGTGTGAAACAGGCGCGGGATGGCGCGGTCGGAATCCTGACGCTCGACGAACCGGCAAGCCTGAACGCAATGACGCCTGACCTGCTCGGCGCGCTCGCCTCAGGGGTCGCCGAAATGACGGCGGACGAGGATGTCCGCGCCCTGGTCCTGACCGGTGCGGGACGCGGTTTCTGCTCGGGCCAGAATTTGAAGGCGTCGGGGGCGCTCGGCGAGGATCTCGCGGCCGGCGTGATGCGTTTCTACTGGCCGGCGTTCAAGGCACTGCGCGAATGCCGCGTGCCCGTTGTCGTCGCCGTGAATGGCGTCGCTGCGGGCGGCGGATTCAGTCTCGCCATGGCCGGCGACATGATTGTCGCAGCGCGTTCGGCAAATTTTATTCAAGTCTTCAGCCGCATCGCCCTGGTGCCCGATCTCGGCTCGACCTGGCTGTTGCCACGGCTGATTGGCCGGCAGCGCGCACTCGAGCTGATGTTGCTGAACGAACCGCTCACGGCCGAACGCGCCCAGGAGATCGGCCTGGTGCGGCAGGTCGTCGACGATGAGCAGCTGATGGAAGCGGCGTTGACACTGGCGCGCCGCCTGGCCGACGGCCCGACCCGCGCTCTGGTTGCGACCCGTGCTCTGGTCGAAGAGAGCGAGCACACGAGCTACGAGGCGCAGTTTCGCCGCGAGATCGAGCTTCAGGCCACGATCCGCACAAGCGCCGATGCGATCGAAGGCCGCAAAGCCTTCGTCGAGAAGCGCAAGGCGAAGTTTACCGGGCGGTGA
- a CDS encoding ABC transporter substrate-binding protein codes for MKRFGLAAVAAFAIAAAVPASAQQVLKVGSTPTGIPFTFLDTKTNTIQGIMVDLVTEIGKDAGLNVQIEPMAFSALIPSLTSGKIDIIAAAMFITAPRKEVVDFSDLIYTYGEGLVVPKTDTKAYATQEELKGETVGAQVGTAFVDALKKSGLFADVKAYDTIPDIMRDVNTGRLKAGFADYPILAYNLKQGGFPDVRLVDSYKPVTVGSVGIGVRKGEAALLGKINASLAKLKANGTIDKILEKWGQKAQG; via the coding sequence ATGAAGCGTTTTGGTCTGGCCGCGGTCGCGGCATTCGCAATTGCAGCGGCGGTGCCGGCGTCGGCGCAGCAAGTGCTCAAGGTCGGCTCGACGCCGACGGGAATTCCCTTCACCTTCCTCGACACCAAGACCAACACGATCCAGGGCATCATGGTCGATCTCGTCACCGAGATCGGCAAGGATGCCGGGCTCAACGTGCAGATCGAGCCGATGGCGTTCTCGGCGCTGATCCCGTCGCTGACCTCCGGCAAGATCGACATCATTGCCGCTGCGATGTTCATCACCGCGCCGCGCAAGGAAGTCGTCGACTTCTCGGACCTGATCTACACCTATGGCGAAGGTCTCGTCGTGCCGAAGACCGACACCAAGGCCTATGCCACGCAGGAGGAGCTGAAGGGCGAGACGGTCGGCGCCCAGGTCGGCACCGCCTTTGTCGACGCGTTGAAGAAGTCCGGTCTGTTCGCCGACGTCAAGGCCTACGACACCATTCCCGACATCATGCGCGACGTGAACACCGGCCGTCTCAAGGCCGGCTTCGCCGACTACCCGATCCTCGCCTACAATCTGAAGCAGGGCGGCTTTCCCGATGTGCGGCTCGTCGACAGCTACAAGCCCGTCACCGTCGGCTCGGTCGGCATTGGCGTGCGCAAGGGCGAAGCCGCGCTGCTCGGCAAGATCAATGCGTCCCTTGCGAAGCTGAAGGCCAACGGCACCATCGACAAGATTCTCGAAAAGTGGGGCCAGAAGGCGCAAGGCTGA
- a CDS encoding gamma-glutamyltransferase family protein encodes MPHQFSLNQIVRKPAVTSKGGIVASQSRRAAEVGAQVLAAGGDCVDAIVATTFALNVLEPWNSGIGGGGAMVLYRARENRYQVIDYGMSAPQSVRAADYPITGDRIASDLFPWPRVKDDRNVHGPAAIAVPGVVAGMEEAHRRHARMPWKDLVEPAAKIAGEGLLVDWWTSLTIAGAAVDLRRYPASAAAFLKDGLPPSSPWSITAETRLPQDALKATLLHLAEAGPRDFYQGDLAKSIASDIKADGGSLSVEDLAAFRAHLREPLAIPYRGGKVLATPELTAGPTLAHALRLLQQNLKPASSPDAVAYAEYALALQEAYRERLKDMGDADGKRSLGAEYLAPACTTHFSVVDRHGNIAAVTQTLLSSFGSKYVTPHTGIPMNNGIMWFDPVPGTTNSLAPGKRCLTNYTPVIAETQDGKRLAVGASGGRRILPSVMQLVSFAMDFGMDLDAAIHQPRIDASEGALVLGDTRLPADTRKALAARFDYKEAPVQTLPMKFACPSVVMRDGDTNSGAVEIFQPWADAVAES; translated from the coding sequence ATGCCTCACCAGTTCAGCCTCAACCAAATCGTCCGCAAACCCGCCGTCACATCCAAGGGCGGCATTGTCGCCTCGCAATCGCGTCGGGCGGCCGAGGTCGGAGCGCAGGTGCTGGCGGCGGGCGGCGACTGCGTCGACGCGATCGTGGCGACCACTTTTGCGTTGAACGTTCTGGAGCCCTGGAACAGCGGCATCGGCGGTGGCGGCGCAATGGTGCTCTACCGCGCCAGGGAAAATCGTTACCAAGTGATCGACTATGGCATGAGCGCCCCACAAAGCGTTCGCGCCGCCGATTACCCCATCACCGGAGACCGCATCGCTTCCGACCTGTTTCCGTGGCCGCGGGTAAAGGACGATCGCAACGTTCACGGTCCGGCCGCGATCGCGGTGCCCGGTGTCGTCGCCGGCATGGAGGAGGCGCACCGTCGCCACGCCAGGATGCCGTGGAAAGACCTGGTCGAGCCGGCTGCGAAGATCGCCGGCGAAGGCCTGCTGGTGGATTGGTGGACCTCGCTGACGATCGCGGGCGCGGCGGTGGATCTTCGGCGCTATCCCGCGAGCGCAGCGGCATTTTTGAAGGACGGCCTGCCGCCGAGCTCGCCCTGGAGCATCACGGCCGAGACGCGGCTGCCGCAGGATGCGTTGAAAGCGACGCTGCTGCACCTCGCCGAAGCCGGGCCACGCGATTTCTATCAGGGCGATCTCGCCAAAAGCATCGCCTCCGATATCAAGGCCGATGGCGGCTCGCTGTCGGTCGAGGATCTCGCCGCCTTCCGCGCACATCTGCGGGAGCCGCTGGCGATCCCCTATCGCGGCGGCAAGGTGCTCGCGACCCCCGAGCTCACCGCCGGACCGACGCTGGCGCATGCGCTGCGCCTGTTGCAGCAGAATTTGAAGCCGGCCAGCTCGCCGGATGCGGTCGCCTATGCCGAATATGCGCTCGCCTTGCAGGAAGCCTATCGCGAGCGGCTCAAGGACATGGGCGACGCCGACGGCAAGCGTTCGCTCGGCGCAGAATATCTGGCGCCGGCCTGCACCACGCATTTCTCCGTCGTCGACCGCCACGGCAACATCGCCGCGGTGACGCAGACATTGCTGTCATCCTTCGGCTCGAAATATGTGACGCCGCACACCGGCATTCCCATGAACAACGGCATCATGTGGTTCGATCCGGTGCCGGGCACCACCAACTCGCTCGCTCCCGGCAAGCGCTGCCTCACCAACTACACGCCTGTTATCGCCGAGACCCAGGACGGCAAGCGCCTCGCGGTCGGCGCCTCCGGCGGCCGCCGCATCCTGCCGTCGGTGATGCAGCTTGTTTCGTTTGCGATGGATTTCGGCATGGACCTCGATGCCGCCATCCACCAGCCGCGCATCGACGCCAGCGAAGGCGCGCTCGTGCTCGGCGACACGCGCCTGCCGGCGGATACGCGCAAGGCGCTCGCCGCGCGCTTCGACTACAAGGAAGCGCCGGTGCAGACCCTGCCGATGAAGTTCGCCTGCCCGAGCGTTGTGATGCGCGACGGCGATACGAATTCCGGCGCGGTCGAGATCTTCCAGCCCTGGGCCGACGCAGTGGCGGAGAGCTGA
- a CDS encoding DUF6894 family protein, with the protein MVQMYFHCSNAEGTLIDRCGTAVANLTEARDRAAQIMRSMIETPGAEDWRDWVIHISDDDGEEIFDLPFTAMLGKPH; encoded by the coding sequence ATGGTTCAGATGTATTTCCACTGCTCGAATGCCGAAGGCACGCTGATCGATCGCTGCGGCACGGCAGTCGCCAACCTGACCGAAGCGCGCGACCGCGCCGCCCAGATCATGCGTTCGATGATCGAGACGCCCGGCGCCGAGGATTGGCGTGATTGGGTGATCCATATCAGCGACGACGACGGCGAGGAGATCTTCGATCTCCCCTTCACCGCCATGCTCGGCAAGCCGCATTGA
- a CDS encoding cupin domain-containing protein, whose translation MSVDIGGRLRFIRAHHKLSQRELAKRAGVTNSTISLIESNQMNPSVGALKRILDGIPMGLAEFFALEPETRRKIFYRSEELTEVGKKPISYRQIGDNLFGRSLQILKERYEPGSDTGRVHLVHDGEEGGIVISGKLEVTVEDERRILNPGDAYYFESRRPHRFRCVGGKPCEVISACTPPTF comes from the coding sequence ATGAGCGTCGACATCGGTGGACGGCTGCGCTTCATCCGGGCCCACCACAAGCTGTCACAGCGGGAACTCGCCAAGCGCGCCGGCGTCACCAATTCGACGATCTCGCTGATCGAATCCAACCAGATGAACCCGTCGGTCGGCGCGCTCAAGCGCATCCTCGACGGCATCCCGATGGGGCTCGCCGAGTTCTTCGCGCTGGAGCCCGAGACACGGCGGAAGATCTTCTACCGCTCGGAAGAGCTGACCGAGGTCGGCAAGAAGCCGATCTCCTATCGTCAGATTGGCGACAATCTGTTCGGCCGCAGCCTGCAGATTTTGAAGGAGCGCTACGAGCCCGGCAGCGACACCGGGCGCGTGCATCTCGTCCATGACGGCGAAGAGGGCGGCATCGTGATCTCCGGAAAGCTCGAAGTCACCGTCGAGGACGAGCGCCGCATCCTCAATCCCGGCGACGCCTATTATTTCGAGAGCCGCCGCCCGCATCGCTTCCGTTGCGTCGGCGGCAAGCCGTGCGAAGTAATTTCTGCCTGCACGCCGCCGACGTTTTGA
- a CDS encoding FAD-binding oxidoreductase, which translates to MNARLPLPPSLYADTAVAPIATPPLDVDKTVSVAIVGGGYTGLSTALHLAEQGVEALVLEAQEPGWGASGNNGGHTNPGLKHDPDQIEADFGAELGRRMIDFSYGTTNFTHDLIRRYQIPCEARQNGTLRAAYHEASATAIESTAQQCIRRGMPVSYLSREQLREMTGTGRYLGAMLDTRGGDLHPLSYARGLARAAISAGAKVHGETPALSLRRDGSRWRIETPRAVVHADKVLLATNGFTDDLWPALRRTIVPVFSSIAATAPLSDDVARSIMPTRPVLYESGHITVYYRIDQQNRLLMGGRGPMRWIKSPSDVAYLMRYAERLWPQLNGVAWTHGWNSRLAITKDHYPHVHEPADNILISLGYNGRGVALSTAMGAQLARRLIGGAKAEIDMPVTGIKPIPMHAFWPVGVTTAVMTGRVRDRLGI; encoded by the coding sequence ATGAACGCGCGCCTGCCACTGCCGCCCTCGCTTTATGCCGACACTGCCGTTGCGCCGATTGCCACACCGCCGCTCGACGTCGACAAGACCGTTTCCGTCGCGATCGTCGGTGGCGGCTATACCGGCCTGTCGACCGCGCTGCATCTCGCCGAGCAGGGCGTCGAGGCGCTGGTGCTAGAGGCGCAGGAGCCAGGCTGGGGCGCGTCAGGCAACAATGGGGGCCACACCAATCCCGGTTTGAAGCACGATCCCGATCAGATCGAGGCTGATTTCGGCGCTGAGCTGGGCCGCCGCATGATCGATTTCTCCTACGGCACCACGAACTTCACGCACGATCTGATCCGCCGTTACCAGATTCCGTGCGAGGCGCGGCAGAACGGCACGTTGCGCGCGGCTTATCACGAGGCCAGCGCTACGGCGATCGAGAGCACGGCGCAGCAATGCATCCGCCGCGGCATGCCGGTGTCGTATCTGAGCCGCGAACAGCTGCGCGAGATGACCGGCACCGGCCGCTATCTCGGTGCGATGCTGGACACCCGCGGTGGCGACCTCCATCCTCTCAGCTACGCCCGTGGCCTCGCACGCGCGGCCATTTCGGCAGGCGCGAAAGTCCATGGCGAGACGCCCGCGCTATCGCTCCGCCGCGACGGCAGCCGCTGGCGCATCGAGACTCCGCGCGCGGTCGTGCACGCCGACAAGGTCCTGCTCGCGACCAACGGTTTCACCGATGATCTCTGGCCGGCGCTTCGCCGCACCATCGTGCCGGTGTTTTCGTCGATCGCCGCCACTGCGCCGCTCTCCGACGACGTCGCCCGCTCGATCATGCCGACGCGCCCGGTGCTCTACGAGAGTGGCCACATCACCGTATACTACCGCATCGATCAGCAGAACCGCCTGCTGATGGGCGGACGCGGCCCGATGCGCTGGATCAAGTCGCCGTCGGACGTGGCGTATCTCATGCGCTATGCCGAACGGCTGTGGCCGCAGCTCAATGGCGTCGCCTGGACCCACGGCTGGAACAGCCGGCTCGCCATCACCAAGGATCATTATCCGCACGTGCATGAGCCGGCGGACAACATCCTGATCTCGCTCGGCTACAATGGCCGCGGCGTCGCGCTTTCGACCGCGATGGGCGCCCAGCTCGCCCGCCGTCTGATCGGCGGCGCCAAGGCCGAGATCGACATGCCCGTGACCGGCATCAAGCCGATCCCGATGCACGCGTTCTGGCCGGTCGGCGTGACGACCGCGGTGATGACGGGGCGCGTGCGGGATCGGCTGGGGATCTAG
- a CDS encoding D-amino acid dehydrogenase: MKVLILGSGVIGVTSAYYLARAGHEVTVVDRQPEPALETSFANAGEVSPGYSSPWAGPGVPVKAVKWLLMKHGPLVIRPKLDPVMWVWLLKMLRNCTSARYAVNKSRMIPIAEYSRDCLRDLRRDIGIQYDERSQGTLQLFRYQAQLDGTAEDIAVLKQYGVPFEVLNREGCIAVEPALAGVKEKFAGGLRLPQDETGDCHMFTQALAKHAEALGVRFMFDTGIDRIVTNGTRVSGVATSAGMLQADAYVLALGSYSSRLVAPLGISLPVYPVKGYSITVPIKDASGAPESTVMDESYKVAITRLGDRIRVGGTAEISGFSTKLYDARRATLDHSLTDLFPRGGDLSKAAFWSGLRPMTPDGPPVIGPTQYANLHLNTGHGTLGWTMSCGSGRVLADMLSGKKPEVDVGALTVDRYNHRFG, encoded by the coding sequence GTGAAAGTTCTGATCCTCGGCAGCGGTGTCATCGGCGTCACCTCTGCCTACTACCTCGCACGTGCCGGCCATGAGGTGACGGTCGTCGACCGTCAACCCGAACCGGCGCTGGAGACGTCTTTTGCCAATGCCGGCGAAGTGTCGCCCGGCTATTCGTCGCCATGGGCCGGTCCCGGCGTGCCGGTGAAGGCGGTCAAGTGGCTCTTGATGAAGCACGGTCCGCTGGTGATCCGGCCGAAGCTCGATCCGGTGATGTGGGTCTGGCTGCTCAAGATGCTGCGCAACTGCACCAGCGCGCGCTATGCGGTCAACAAGAGCCGGATGATCCCGATCGCGGAGTACAGCCGCGACTGCCTGCGCGATCTGCGCCGCGACATCGGCATTCAATATGACGAGCGTTCGCAGGGCACGCTGCAGCTGTTCCGCTACCAGGCCCAGCTCGACGGGACGGCTGAGGACATCGCCGTGCTCAAGCAGTATGGCGTGCCCTTCGAGGTGCTGAACCGCGAGGGCTGCATCGCGGTCGAGCCGGCGCTTGCCGGCGTGAAGGAGAAGTTCGCCGGCGGACTTCGGCTGCCGCAGGACGAGACCGGCGACTGCCACATGTTCACGCAGGCGCTGGCCAAGCATGCCGAGGCGCTCGGCGTCCGCTTCATGTTCGACACCGGCATCGACCGCATCGTCACCAACGGCACGCGCGTTAGCGGCGTTGCGACGAGCGCCGGGATGTTGCAGGCGGACGCTTACGTCCTTGCGCTCGGAAGCTATTCGTCGCGGTTGGTCGCGCCGCTCGGCATCTCGCTGCCGGTCTATCCGGTGAAGGGCTATTCGATCACGGTGCCGATCAAGGATGCTTCCGGCGCGCCGGAATCGACCGTGATGGACGAAAGCTACAAGGTCGCGATCACGCGCTTAGGGGATCGCATCCGCGTCGGCGGCACCGCCGAGATATCCGGCTTTTCGACCAAACTCTACGATGCGCGTCGCGCCACGCTTGATCACTCGCTGACCGATCTGTTCCCGCGCGGCGGCGATCTCTCCAAGGCGGCGTTCTGGAGCGGCCTGCGCCCGATGACGCCGGACGGTCCGCCCGTGATCGGCCCGACGCAATATGCCAATCTCCACCTCAACACCGGCCACGGCACGCTCGGCTGGACCATGTCCTGCGGCTCCGGTCGCGTGCTCGCGGACATGCTGTCGGGCAAGAAACCGGAGGTCGATGTGGGTGCGCTGACGGTGGATCGATATAATCATCGATTTGGCTAA
- a CDS encoding amino acid ABC transporter ATP-binding protein, translated as MIVLKDVHKSFGQNEVLKGITAKVEKGEVVCIVGPSGSGKSTILRCINGLEGYDRGEISIEGLKVDRDAPSIVKVRTQVSMVFQRFNLFPHRTVLENVVEGPLFVKKEPRAVALERGRALLAQVGLAEKADAHPPQLSGGQQQRVAIARALAMQPKAILFDEPTSALDPELVGDVLGVMRKLADDGMTMVVVTHEMGFARDVADRVLFIDGGIIVEQGPAKSVLNQPQHARTQDFLRRVLHPL; from the coding sequence ATGATCGTGCTCAAGGACGTCCACAAGAGCTTTGGCCAGAACGAGGTGCTCAAGGGCATCACGGCGAAAGTCGAGAAGGGTGAGGTGGTCTGCATTGTCGGACCTTCGGGCTCCGGCAAGTCGACGATCTTGCGCTGTATCAACGGGCTCGAAGGCTACGATCGTGGCGAGATCAGCATCGAAGGCCTGAAGGTCGACCGCGACGCGCCGTCGATCGTGAAGGTCCGGACCCAGGTCTCGATGGTGTTCCAGCGCTTCAACCTGTTCCCGCACAGGACAGTGCTGGAGAACGTGGTCGAAGGGCCGCTGTTCGTGAAGAAGGAGCCGCGAGCCGTGGCGCTCGAGCGCGGCCGCGCACTGCTTGCGCAGGTCGGCCTCGCCGAGAAGGCCGACGCGCATCCGCCGCAGCTTTCCGGCGGCCAGCAGCAGCGCGTCGCCATCGCGCGTGCGCTTGCCATGCAGCCCAAGGCGATCCTGTTCGACGAGCCGACCTCGGCGCTCGATCCCGAACTCGTCGGCGACGTCCTCGGCGTGATGCGCAAGCTCGCCGACGACGGCATGACCATGGTCGTCGTCACCCACGAGATGGGCTTTGCCCGCGACGTCGCCGATCGCGTGCTGTTCATCGATGGCGGAATCATCGTCGAGCAGGGGCCGGCGAAGTCGGTCCTCAACCAACCGCAGCATGCACGGACACAGGACTTTTTGCGCCGCGTGCTTCATCCGCTCTGA